A single genomic interval of Suncus etruscus isolate mSunEtr1 chromosome 12, mSunEtr1.pri.cur, whole genome shotgun sequence harbors:
- the SRSF7 gene encoding serine/arginine-rich splicing factor 7 isoform X1, translated as MSRYGRYGGETKVYVGNLGTGAGKGELERAFSYYGPLRTVWIARNPPGFAFVEFEDPRDAEDAVRGLDGKVICGSRVRVELSTGMPRRSRFDRPPARRPFDPNDRCYECGEKGHYAYDCHRYSRRRRSRSRSRSHSRSRGRRYSRSRSRSRGRRSRSASPRRSRSVSLRRSRSASLRRSRSGSIKGSRYFQSRSRSRSRSRSISRPRSSRSKSRSPSPKRSRSPSGSPRRSASPERVD; from the exons ATGTCGCGCTACGGGCGCTACGGAGGAG AAACGAAGGTGTACGTGGGCAACCTGGGCACCGGGGCCGGCAAAGGCGAGCTGGAACGGGCCTTCAGCTACTACGGGCCCCTGCGCACCGTGTGGATCGCCCGGAACCCTCCCGGCTTCGCCTTCGTGGAATTCGAGGACCCCCGTGATGCCGAGGACGCTGTCCGAGGCCTGGATGGGAA GGTCATTTGTGGCTCCCGAGTGAGAGTTGAGCTGTCCACCGGCATGCCTCGCAGGTCCCGTTTCGATAGGCCACCCGCCCGCCGTCCCTTTGATCCCAACGACAGATGCTATGAGTGTGGCGAAAAGGGGCATTATGCCTACGATTGTCACCGCTACAGCCGCCGGAGAAGGAGCAG GTCACGCTCTCGATCCCATTCGCGGTCCCGAGGTCGGCGGTACTCTCGCTCACGCAGTCGGAGCAGGGGCCGGAG GTCGAGGTCGGCATCTCCCCGGCGATCAAGGTCTGTGTCTCTACGTCGATCGAGATCTGCTTCGCTCAGACGTTCTAGGTCTGGTTCTATAAAAGGATCGAGGTATTTCCA ATCACGCTCGCGATCAAGATCAAGATCCAGGTCGATTTCACGGCCAAGAAGCAG CCGGTCCAAGTCCAGATCTCCATCTCCAAAAAGAAG TCGCTCCCCATCAGGAAGTCCTAGAAGAAGTGCAAGTCCGGAAAGAGTGGACTGA
- the SRSF7 gene encoding serine/arginine-rich splicing factor 7 isoform X2, whose product MSRYGRYGGETKVYVGNLGTGAGKGELERAFSYYGPLRTVWIARNPPGFAFVEFEDPRDAEDAVRGLDGKVICGSRVRVELSTGMPRRSRFDRPPARRPFDPNDRCYECGEKGHYAYDCHRYSRRRRSRSRSRSHSRSRGRRYSRSRSRSRGRRSRSASPRRSRSVSLRRSRSASLRRSRSGSIKGSRYFQSRSRSRSRSRSISRPRSSRSPSGSPRRSASPERVD is encoded by the exons ATGTCGCGCTACGGGCGCTACGGAGGAG AAACGAAGGTGTACGTGGGCAACCTGGGCACCGGGGCCGGCAAAGGCGAGCTGGAACGGGCCTTCAGCTACTACGGGCCCCTGCGCACCGTGTGGATCGCCCGGAACCCTCCCGGCTTCGCCTTCGTGGAATTCGAGGACCCCCGTGATGCCGAGGACGCTGTCCGAGGCCTGGATGGGAA GGTCATTTGTGGCTCCCGAGTGAGAGTTGAGCTGTCCACCGGCATGCCTCGCAGGTCCCGTTTCGATAGGCCACCCGCCCGCCGTCCCTTTGATCCCAACGACAGATGCTATGAGTGTGGCGAAAAGGGGCATTATGCCTACGATTGTCACCGCTACAGCCGCCGGAGAAGGAGCAG GTCACGCTCTCGATCCCATTCGCGGTCCCGAGGTCGGCGGTACTCTCGCTCACGCAGTCGGAGCAGGGGCCGGAG GTCGAGGTCGGCATCTCCCCGGCGATCAAGGTCTGTGTCTCTACGTCGATCGAGATCTGCTTCGCTCAGACGTTCTAGGTCTGGTTCTATAAAAGGATCGAGGTATTTCCA ATCACGCTCGCGATCAAGATCAAGATCCAGGTCGATTTCACGGCCAAGAAGCAG TCGCTCCCCATCAGGAAGTCCTAGAAGAAGTGCAAGTCCGGAAAGAGTGGACTGA
- the LOC126024320 gene encoding tetratricopeptide repeat protein 39B-like codes for MAPLAGLKSDGESQDLALLPLSGQEQEKDEQFQDAFEVIPAAPTMSLLASLEECTTGLYLFLNNRFSEALRLIYPWSQSSLYHALMHSVLMVVKAALTLEPQDIEAGLLAAKSALRTCGRFRRRSRASFGRLVSLREEELHAELCYAESLLLKSAASFIQDDSLLSYLRGGLAIGSSYQILRDCQRALAQMPAPRSETFRHLAGGVQFGLGLFNLLLPLVPPKTLRLLSVSGQAGDREAGLQLLGQSAAEPHLSSVLSALLLLFYHGYVDVALGPERAPDAAVERLLRASCRRFPNCVLLKFFRARFCVLAGQLAEARLRLHECVFVQSEWTQVHHLCYWELMWCSVFLQNWRQAFHYARLLARHSRWSRAVYVYSKAALLALLPADFARLVGEDASSLFLQVASLRIKVFGTSVPIEKFIAEKGQRYGATTGWYPAQPMLELIYAWSGFRVMSKKLDLIAHWLAVIDKGEDLLRGHASANAEYWADDVTLLFLLKGLCLKHLGRYLMAEHYFNCVLQREKLLKHDHYLVPYTHYELGVLYYLKGDYANAAKSLDNIKNYRDYSMESQLQFRAHVAFEQIYKEL; via the coding sequence ATGGCCCCCCTCGCGGGACTGAAGAGCGACGGGGAGAGCCAAGACCTCGCCCTGCTCCCGCTCAGCGGCCAAGAGCAGGAGAAGGACGAGCAGTTCCAAGACGCCTTCGAGGTCATCCCGGCGGCCCCGACCATGAGCCTGCTGGCCTCCCTGGAGGAGTGCACCACGGGCTTGTACCTGTTCCTCAACAACCGCTTCTCCGAGGCCCTGAGGCTCATCTACCCCTGGTCCCAGAGCAGCCTGTACCACGCGCTCATGCACAGCGTCCTGATGGTGGTCAAGGCCGCGCTGACGCTGGAGCCGCAGGACATCGAGGCCGGCCTCCTGGCCGCCAAGTCGGCGCTGCGCACCTGCGGCCGCTTCCGCCGGCGGTCCCGCGCGAGCTTCGGCCGCCTGGTGAGCCTGCGGGAGGAGGAGCTGCACGCCGAGCTGTGCTACGCCGAGAGCCTCCTCCTCAAGTCGGCCGCCAGCTTCATCCAGGACGACAGCCTGCTGAGCTACCTGCGCGGCGGGCTGGCCATCGGCTCCAGCTACCAGATCCTCAGGGACTGCCAGCGCGCGCTGGCGCAGATGCCCGCGCCCCGCAGCGAGACCTTCCGGCACCTGGCGGGGGGCGTCCAGTTCGGGCTCGGGCTGTTCAACCTGCTGCTGCCCCTCGTGCCGCCCAAGACCCTGCGGCTGCTCAGCGTGTCGGGCCAGGCCGGCGACCGCGAGGCCGGCCTGCAGCTGCTCGGCCAGAGCGCCGCCGAGCCCCACCTCAGCAGCGTCCTCAGCGCCCTGCTGCTGCTCTTCTACCACGGCTACGTGGACGTGGCCCTCGGGCCGGAGCGGGCGCCCGACGCGGCCGTGGAGCGCCTCCTGCGCGCGTCCTGCCGGCGCTTCCCCAACTGCGTGCTGCTCAAGTTCTTCCGGGCGCGCTTCTGCGTGCTGGCCGGCCAGCTGGCCGAGGCCCGGCTCCGGCTGCACGAGTGCGTGTTCGTCCAGAGCGAGTGGACGCAGGTGCACCACCTCTGCTACTGGGAGCTCATGTGGTGCTCCGTGTTCCTGCAGAACTGGCGCCAGGCCTTCCACTACGCGCGCCTGCTGGCCCGCCACTCGCGCTGGTCCCGGGCCGTCTACGTGTACAGCAAGGCCGCGCTCCTGGCCCTGCTGCCCGCCGACTTCGCCAGGCTGGTCGGCGAGGACGCCAGCTCGCTCTTCCTGCAGGTGGCCTCCCTGCGGATCAAGGTGTTCGGGACGTCGGTGCCCATCGAGAAGTTCATCGCCGAGAAGGGCCAGCGCTACGGGGCCACGACGGGCTGGTACCCGGCCCAGCCCATGCTGGAGCTCATCTACGCCTGGAGCGGCTTCCGCGTCATGAGCAAGAAGCTGGACCTCATCGCCCACTGGCTGGCCGTCATCGACAAGGGCGAGGACCTCCTGCGGGGACACGCCAGCGCCAACGCCGAGTACTGGGCCGACGACGTCACCTTGCTCTTTCTGCTCAAAGGCCTGTGCCTGAAGCACCTGGGCAGGTACCTGATGGCGGAGCACTACTTCAACTGCGTCCTGCAGAGGGAGAAGCTGCTGAAGCACGACCACTACCTGGTGCCCTACACCCACTACGAACTGGGGGTCCTCTACTACCTCAAGGGGGACTACGCCAACGCGGCCAAAAGCCTAGACAACATCAAGAACTACAGGGACTACTCCATGGAAAGCCAGCTGCAGTTCAGGGCGCACGTCGCTTTCGAGCAGATCTACAAGGAGTTGTGA